In Tubulanus polymorphus chromosome 2, tnTubPoly1.2, whole genome shotgun sequence, a single window of DNA contains:
- the LOC141899072 gene encoding uncharacterized protein LOC141899072 codes for MSGPSSSSNSNISNDESTSKSQPDSPPQQVERPSRSPARRKPPVEKSAEECAVVVAHKHSTESTSNKLSDRVKETSGNTADYSNFNQRKWRENDMRSCRPRANTEDVLKARIRESQSLSPEHRKVTRPRSLSFDQRDDIFLQQNNIDPDRLNKNMVRKRAIRNRSPSKPNDIRNNNLRAAKNCNLTNSSETDVDNKTTDKVDDLLIVNNLNNLTTQAFGDMTLKPIKRKTKNLDNTLMCKSQDSENSADTQSTEQSGTVTGTDEQIGTNIYGTDTSSVSYPSDLSCTNSIPKGIYRSLSSSSSDLSQHEKELTVQTDEAMSSNSTARDIIIHQPPVSTVDTDTNGTFTDHSAIRKSSQDRGNKAPCPRPVSKPLKRSPDEDMVKRHEQLQRRNSPRCNDINRDTFKAITKCRNVVTDQQVNKGRNERFPRSLKGKVGNDGRLGSYASERAVPVAVQGNIKIVDQIHTWDCQLSADSTFDKNHQLIAKSNHDIMHNLRHPNETGVVSEPTSARHSGSSQESTPKSEGGRRRRRKLPKTPHELKSCSTHVAGNVQLQLWFNDEAATLTVTAIQAQGLQARSTGENSVLPNPYVKIYLLPQRSANDCFKSQTQFMNSEPVWDHTHVFSNVTEDEFYSHSLEITIWDYYPHRENAFLGEVHLKLCDANVLDVPKWYTLQVHDEKSSASVTQILSLASLNLKNKCVNNIAEQELPKPYSGSKSANNSPAHKDANQMKRYRSLNVDQDQEQLIEGKLERKLSADVLVESTDKGRGRESRTSFRFKKMRWKHVSNALYKAFDGKIGGSVDSHTKPLGLEEKNGDPVKKPASLQNSPVPVKKSHFDFVATPSKNACTSSKSTDSAFTDDEVETINSGTEKNADDSSTATLRTGQISPTFADTRQGSRGDIKLSLLIIKGHLEIEILCARNLNPSSGINPPDSYVKTYLTDGRKRYLKRKTKTVRGTCDPQFQQKLKYSASDIFRRQVETSVWEKSSVLNKNRCIGTVIINLEDLDLNVQKTSWYTLSEHPNGEEFGSTDSLDY; via the exons ATGTCCGGCCCGTCGAgtagttcaaattcaaatatttctaatgaCGAATCGACATCAAAATCTCAACCAGACTCTCCACCGCAGCAGGTTGAAAGGCCTTCAAGGTCCCCCGCGAGGCGAAAGCCCCCTGTAGAGAAGTCAGCTGAAGAATGTGCCGTCGTTGTTGCACATAAACATTCAACCGAATCGACATCTAATAAGCTTAGCGACCGGGTGAAGGAAACTTCTGGAAATACTGCGGATTATTCGAATTTCAATCAGAGAAAGTGGCGGGAAAACGATATGCGTAGCTGTCGACCCCGAGCAAACACTGAAGATGTTCTTAAAGCACGAATTCGTGAAAGTCAATCGTTATCTCCGGAACATCGTAAAGTTACTCGCCCGCGGTCACTGTCGTTTGATCAAAGAGACGACATATTCCTACAGCAAAACAATATCGACCCAGACCGCCTGAACAAAAATATGGTTCGTAAACGTGCCATACGTAATCGAAGCCCTTCGAAACCGAACGATATACGAAATAACAATCTGAGGGCGGCAAAAAACTGCAATTTAACGAACTCATCAGAAACAGACGTCGATAACAAAACGACTGATAAAGTAGATGATCTGTTAATAGTCAATAATCTGAATAATCTTACGACGCAAGCATTCGGTGACATGACTTTAAAACCGATTAAACGAAAGACGAAAAATCTAGATAACACTCTGATGTGCAAGAGCCAAGATTCCGAAAACAGTGCCGATACACAAAGTACGGAACAATCCGGGACAGTGACGGGGACTGATGAACAAATAGGAACAAATATATACGGAACGGACACCTCGTCTGTTTCATATCCTTCTGATTTATCGTGTACAAACAGTATTCCTAAAGGTATATATCGTTCTTTATCGTCCTCTTCATCAGATTTATCTCAACATGAAAAGGAACTAACCGTTCAAACGGATGAAGCGATGTCGTCAAATTCGACGGCCcgtgatataatcatacatcagCCTCCGGTTAGTACTGTCGATACTGATACTAACGGTACGTTCACCGATCATTCCGCCATCAGGAAGTCCTCGCAGGATAGAGGTAATAAGGCACCGTGTCCCCGTCCAGTATCGAAACCCCTCAAGCGGTCACCAGACGAGGACATGGTTAAACGACACGAACAGTTACAGCGTAGGAACTCTCCACGTTGTAATGATATCAACCGTGATACATTCAAAGCAATTACAAAAT GTCGCAATGTCGTCACTGACCAGCAAGTCAACAAAGGAAGAAACGAGAGATTTCCGAGAA GTTTGAAAGGGAAAGTTGGCAATGACGGTCGATTAGGTTCATATGCATCTGAAAGAGCAGTACCTGTCGCGGTGCAAGGCAATATCAAAATAG TTGACCAAATCCATACGTGGGATTGCCAACTGTCTGCAGATTCTACATTTGATAAGAATCACCAACTTATTGCAAAATCAAACCACGACATAATGCATAATTTACG ACATCCAAATGAGACAGGCGTTGTATCCGAACCGACTTCTGCAAGACATTCTG GTTCGAGTCAAGAGAGTACACCGAAAAGTGAAGGTGGACGAAGACGTAGAAGAAAATTGCCGAAAACACCT CACGAGCTTAAGAGTTGTAGCACTCATGTTGCTGGCAATGTTCAACTACAACTCTGGTTTAATGATGAGGCGGCAACACTTACTGTCACAGCCATCCAAGCGCAAGGACTGCAAGCTAGAAGCACCGGTGAAAATTCAGTCCTACCGAATCCATAtgtaaaaatatatcttttaccaCAAAGGAG CGCAAACGATTGTTTTAAATCACAAACGCAGTTCATGAATTCTGAACCAGTTTGGGATCATACGCATGTGTTTTCGAACGTCACGGAAGACGAA ttttattcacacagtttggaaataactatatggGATTATTATCCCCACAGAGAAAATGCCTTTCTCGGAGAAGTGCACTTAAAACTATGCGATGCAAATGTTTTAGACGTTCCTAAGTGGTACACCTTGCAGGTCCACGACGAGAAGAGCTCGGCGAGCGTGACGCAGATTCTTTCTCTGGCCAGTCtaaacctgaaaaataaatgcgTTAACAACATCGCCGAGCAAGAATTGCCTAAACCTTACAGCGGGTCGAAATCCGCTAACAATTCACCGGCGCATAAAGATGCCAACCAGATGAAACGATATCGGAGTTTAA ATGTAGATCAGGATCAAGAGCAGCTTATCGAAGGGAAACTGGAAAGAAAGTTATCCGCAGACGTGCTCGTCGAATCAACCGATAAAG GTCGAGGGCGGGAGTCGAGAACGTCCTTCAGATTCAAGAAAATGCGCTGGAAACACGTATCCAATGCCTTATACAAAGCTTTCGATGGAAAGATTGGCGGAAGCGTAG ATTCACACACAAAGCCTCTCGGTTTGGAAGAAAAGAACGGTGATCCAGTGAAAAAGCCAGCATCTTTACAAAATTCTCCCGTGCCGGTGAAAAAAT CTCACTTTGATTTCGTAGCGACTCCATCGAAAAATGCTTGTACATCGAGTAAATCGACAGACTCTGCTTTCACTGACGACGAGGTGGAAACAATAAACAG TGGTACAGAAAAAAATGCAGATGATAGCAGTACAGCGACCTTAAGGACTGGTCAGATTTCGCCTACATTTGCTG aTACTCGGCAAGGTAGCAGGGGTGACATCAAGTTATCACTTTTGATAATAAAAGGCCACCTAGAAATAGAGATACTCTGCGCCCGTAACTTAAATCCAAGCTCTGGGATTAACCCTCCAG ATAGCTATGTAAAAACCTACTTGACGGATGGACGTAAGCGGTAccttaaaagaaaaacaaagacCGTAAGAGGAACATGTGATCCGCAATTCCAACAAAAACTGAAGTATAGTGCCAGCGATATATTCCGTAGACAAGTAGAG ACGTCAGTTTGGGAGAAGTCATCGGTCTTAAACAAAAACCGTTGTATTGGAACCGTGATCATAAATTTGGAAGACTTGGATTTGAACGTTCAGAAGACCAGCTGGTATACGCTAAGTGAACACCCGAACGGCGAAGAATTTGGTTCAACGGATTCACTCGACTACTaa